The proteins below are encoded in one region of Mangifera indica cultivar Alphonso chromosome 7, CATAS_Mindica_2.1, whole genome shotgun sequence:
- the LOC123219953 gene encoding 60S ribosomal protein L23 — MSKRGRGGSAGNKFRMSLGLPVAATVNCADNTGAKNLYIISVKGIKGRLNRLPSACVGDMVMATVKKGKPDLRKKVMPAVIVRQRKPWRRKDGVYMYFEDNAGVIVNPKGEMKGSAITGPIGKECADLWPRIASAANAIV, encoded by the exons ATGTCGAAGCGAG GACGCGGAGGATCAGCTGGTAACAAGTTCAGGATGTCACTGGGTTTGCCGGTGGCAGCAACTGTGAACTGTGCTGATAACACTGGTGCAAAGAACCTTTACATCATTTCAGTGAAGGGAATCAAGGGTCGGCTCAACAGGTTGCCATCTGCTTGTGTtggagacatggtgatggccACTGTGAAGAAGGGAAAGCCTGATCTCAGGAAGAAGGTTATGCCCGCTGTCATTGTGAGGCAGCGCAAACCCTGGCGCAGAAAGGATGGTGTCTACATGTACTTTGAAG ATAATGCTGGTGTTATTGTGAATCCAAAGGGAGAGATGAAAG GTTCCGCAATCACTGGTCCGATTGGTAAGGAGTGTGCTGATCTTTGGCCTAGGATTGCAAGTGCAGCCAATGCCATTGTTTAA
- the LOC123221844 gene encoding protein PROTON GRADIENT REGULATION 5, chloroplastic-like — translation MATAISATGFKVGLGSSFHGNWGSSVSGEDYPMLVKSVPNVRVAKPIKSAPMMKNVNEGKGLFAPLVVVTRQIIGKKRFNQLRGKAIALHSQVITEFCKSIGADAKQRQGLIRLAKKNGERLGFLA, via the exons ATGGCTACTGCTATATCCGCAACTGGGTTTAAGGTAGGTTTAGGTTCATCGTTTCATGGAAACTGGGGAAGTTCAGTGAGCGGTGAAGATTATCCCATGTTGGTTAAGTCAGTGCCAAATGTTCGAGTGGCGAAGCCCATTAAATCAGCGCCTATGATGAAGAATGTCAATGAAGGGAAAGGCTTATTTGCTCCTCTCGTTGTTGTCACTCGCCAAATTATTGGGAAGAAGCGGTTCAATCAGCTTAGAGGCAAAGCTATCGCTTTGCATTCTCAG GTGATTACAGAATTTTGCAAATCAATAGGAGCTGATGCAAAACAGAGGCAAGGGCTGATTCGTTTGGCGAAGAAGAATGGTGAAAGACTTGGGTTCCTTGCATGA
- the LOC123221843 gene encoding eukaryotic translation initiation factor-like has translation MGFVKISPLKGSLLKPGNEGAIYLLVVDLEERQETMATSEAATATAAGTEAQPHKLEKKWTFWFDNQSKPKQGAAWGTSLRKVYTFDTVEEFWCLYDQIFKPSRLPINADFHLFKAGIEPKWEDPECASGGKWSVTSNRKANLENMWLETMMALIGEQFDEADEICGVVASVRPRQDKLALWTKTAANEAVQMGIGKKWKEIIDVTDRITYSFHDDSRRERSVKSRYNV, from the exons ATGGGCTTTGTCAAGATAAGCCCATTAAAAGGCTCCTTGTTAAAACCAGGGAATGAAGGAGCGATATATTTGTTGGTGGTTGATCTTGAAGAAAGGCAAGAAACGATGGCAACAAGTGAGGCGGCGACCGCGACAGCGGCGGGGACTGAGGCTCAACCCcacaaattagaaaaaaaatggacTTTTTGGTTCGACAACCAATCCAAGCCCAAGCAAGGCGCTGCTTGGGGGACCTCTCTTCGCAAGGTTTACACTTTCGACACCGTCGAAGAATTCTGGTG CTTGTATGATCAGATATTCAAGCCCAGCAGATTGCCTATTAATGCTGATTTCCATTTGTTCAAAGCTGGAATTGAACCGAAATGGGAAGATCCCGAGTGTGCTAGTGGAGGAAAGTGGTCTGTCACCAGCAACAGAAAGGCTAACCTTGAGAATATGTGGCTTGAAACG ATGATGGCTTTGATTGGAGAGCAATTTGATGAGGCAGATGAGATTTGTGGCGTCGTTGCAAGTGTACGCCCAAGGCAGGACAAACTTGCGTTGTGGACCAAGACAGCCGCAAATGAGGCTGTCCAG ATGGGCATTGGGAAGAAGTGGAAGGAGATCATTGATGTCACTGACAGGATTACTTACAGCTTCCAT GATGATTCTAGAAGGGAAAGATCAGTGAAAAGCCGATACAATGTGTGA